Proteins encoded together in one Myotis daubentonii chromosome 17, mMyoDau2.1, whole genome shotgun sequence window:
- the NIPAL2 gene encoding NIPA-like protein 2 isoform X3, with protein MFLKENLRASDVLEPDSWNRAGVTFDVYLERRRPRHRGINNFQLASSSDLSVLWEQFQLRVDFHDPVRNLKCMTLAFAGSYLLVNFAPNISQAISARTVQYYFVGWQFLIYVILEILIFCILLYFYKRKGMKHIVILLTLVALLASLTVISVKAVSGMIACSVTDKMQLTYPIFYIMLIIMIASCVFQVKFLNQATNLYSTATVVPINHIFFTTSAIIAGIIFYKEFLGAAFLAMFIYFFGCFLSFLGVLLVTRNREKEHLPQSYIDLGNIPGKQTLDKIQPDSNGLSCGTLPDGSDSTKSQSGEKKAV; from the exons ATGTTTCTGAAAGAAAATTTGAGAGCCTCCGATGTACTAG AGCCAGATTCCTGGAATCGAGCAGGTGTGACATTTGATGTGTACCTGGAGAGGAGAAGACCAAGGCACAGAGGGATAAATAACTTCCAGCTAGCAAGTAGCAGTGACCTTTCCGTTCTGTGGGAGCAGTTTCAGCTGAGAGTAGACTTCCACGATCCGGTTCGTAACCTGAAAT GTATGACATTGGCATTTGCAGGATCGTATTTGTTGGTGAACTTTGCTCCAAACATATCCCAGGCTATCTCTGCAAGAACAGTACAGTATTACTTTGTTGGCTGGCAGTTCCTGATCTATGTG attttagaaatattgaTTTTCTGCATTCTCCTATATTtctataaaagaaaaggaatgaagcacATTGTGATTCTGCTAACCCTGGTGGCACTTCTAG cctCATTGACTGTTATTTCAGTGAAAGCTGTCTCAGGCATGATCGCGTGTTCTGTGACGGATAAAATGCAGCTAACGTATCCCATCTTCTATATAATGTTGATCATCATGATAGCATCTTGTGTTTTCCAAGTCAA GTTCCTGAATCAAGCCACGAATCTCTACAGTACGGCGACGGTGGTGCCCATTAACCATATTTTCTTTACAACCAGTGCCATTATTGCAG GCATCATATTTTATAAGGAATTCCTTGGTGCAGCTTTTCTCgccatgtttatatatttttttgg GTGTTTTCTGTCATTCCTGGGTGTGTTGTTGGTCACAAGAAACCGAGAGAAGGAACATCTGCCACAGTCTTACATTGATTTGGGGAATATTCCCG GGAAACAGACGTTGGATAAAATACAACCAGATTCAAACGGTTTATCCTGTGGAACGTTGCCTGATGGAAGTGACTCAACAAAGAGCCAAAGTGGAGAGAAGAAAGCGGTCTGA